A stretch of DNA from Cheilinus undulatus linkage group 7, ASM1832078v1, whole genome shotgun sequence:
ATCTGTTAGACAAAGAAACATAGCATTCTGGTTAGTatatttttctgcttatttctTCACTGCATATAGCAAAGAAAAAGTTTGCCATAAAAACAAACTGCTGTAGTTACACTGTTTTCTTTGGAAAAACTATTAGACTGACAACATAAAAGGTTTATGGTTTGATTTCAGTTCCTGAGACAGAGCCAGGCTAGCTGTTTCCCATCCAGTGTTTCTGTATCTACTGTGTCATCTTACAATGAACATATTTAGTTAGAGCAGCAACCATCACACAGATAAATCCTTCTTTAAATATACCAAACTCACCTGGTGAAAAGAGTGCTATGGCTTTAAGGCAGCTGTACTCAGCTGTGTCCACCTGCAGCCGGTTCAACTTGTCCACCTGGTCCTGGAAAACTCGGACCTGGTCCATGAAGGACACGACCCGCTCAGCAGACATCGGGGATGAGTGAAACCCGGCAGCTGCCAGCAGAGGAGCCATGTGCAGAGGCAAAGCAGACTGAGCTGCATTCAGGATGAAGAGCTCGCTCCAGCTCAGCCTCAGCAGCGCCACCTGTAGAAGGATAGaaagatttgaaagaaaaaggcTCGTAACTCAGGATTTATTGAGAACACTGCTTAATCAGGAcgtcaataaacacacatgattAGCaattatgtgtatttttttagcAGATATTAATTTGCTTTAATTgccattatttatatttggcgCTGCGGCTGCTCTGGGATCTCCCTGCTCCCTTCTATGAGCCTACAGGGAAAGCATCAAGTAGGAACAGCACTACATGTTCCTGCCTTTCTCTGCCTACAACGAAAGGTtgaggcaggaagagaagcaaaaaacccagagcaaaGCAGGCCTCATTGACAATggaataacaataaataaaaagcagtATAAATGAggagcttgggtggaggaggattgcAGATGTGAGTTGCAGGGTGAGTAGCAAATGCAGTCAAGCTAGAGCAGTTTAGATATGGCAGCgagagtgtgattagccaatagcatgcttacaGGGAATCAGCTGGCCATCTGCTGATgtgggcttgcatgagatcagctgatttcaattATATGGCAGAACTTGACTCTGTggtctgcctgaactaatgctacgcactccattttttaaacattaataatGACTCTTTGACACAAATGAGGTTATATGTAAAGCTTTTGTCCTTGTAAAAGTAGATATATTTAAGACTCTGGGTGGACAAAAATCCTTCAATTAAAACCATTTGAAGGAAAAATGCTTTTCGACACAGTCATTTATAACTCCAGAACGCATTTAGGCCATTATACTTTTAAGGAGGAAATTGACCAGAGAAATgttaagaaaaatgtttgttctttaaatattgtcaacttttttttttttaattttggtatgTCTTCATTATAAGCTGTCACACAGAAAGCCATTTTACTTCCATGCAATtgttgcattattttgaaagaaaaaaaacgtgAGGACTAAAAAGGAACACTTCTGCCCCAGTTCATCTCTTAATTGTTTGGTGCAAACCGATTTTAATTTGGACAAATGGATATCTCACTCATAAGCATTTCTTTAGTCTTATGATATTTCTATTACCTGTCCactaatgcttttttttttacacataatactgaattttatttttctgttttgctagCATATTTACTTTCCCCCTCACACAGTGATATCTCTCTATTTTGCTCTCCAACTTGTGCTTTATAAACACTGTATTTCAAAATGTCTGACTTTACTCTTCAGTACCTCAAATATCTTCCTTTTAAGAGtgctttatgagaaaataaCAACTTGTCTTAGAGGTTTGTTCTTACTGACCTGCTCTGAGACTGGGAGCTCTGGAAAGTATGGGATATTTCTGGCCCACTCGATGGTGCTGAAGAGGAGCCGGGCAGCCAACTCACAGATGCTGTCGATGCCCATGACTGAGGCTCCACTTGCAGATGCCTGCATCTGTGCCTGACTGTACGGGGCCCCGTACCGGCTGCTGGGGTACGGCTCAGCCCGGAGAAGCTGGGAGATGAGTTCTGACACTGGCTGTCCGTTGAAGTAGTCAGCCCCAACGTGACCTGGGACTGGTCCCCCATGCCCTCCTGCCAGGGAGTTTGGACTGATACCTGGGTGAGATGAAGGGACACGGCCCCGCTGAACTGCTGAAGGATGACAGAGAAGAGACACAGCAGGTGATACTTACACTCTGACATGATAAAGCAGAAGTAGAGGGAGAAAACATACAACTTAAATGAATTATATGGTTTTAATAGTCTTCTACAGTTTGTACTATTGCTACCATTATAAAAACACTCACTCCCTCTCTACTATTCTGACAGGCCTTGAGTTCCCATGTTTGTGGCTCAGAATTACCTTTACAGGACAAATTTTCCTTTCAGACGTATTTTCTTCTTCATAGGAACATGCTTTTGCTGTTTTACAAACTtatgctatttgcaattttacagacatgtttggctatttttttattcaacagCTTGAAGAATAATTTCATGTGTACCTTGAAATCTCATAGGCCAAAACTAATTGCATTTTGACAAAGAGGAAAcgtattttgattaaaaaattaaatgtatctATAGTGCACTATTCAGCCTTGGCTTTTAGACTAGGTAAAAGATATGTTTTTTCCTGCATCAACTTAATTCAAAATTATACAGAATAACTTTGGTGTTGTTTGAACACTGTGCCCTGTTTGTTTGCCAAGTTGGTTTATCGGAAGTATTTCTCTTTCAACAGCAGCCTGTAGCCTTATAATAATCTAACCACAAGTAAGCGACAGAGGTCAGACACTACAGCTTTACTTGAGTGTAGTACTTAAAGATTACAATCTAATGCCATTATCCTAATGAGTTCTTTGTCCTGAAGTAAATACACGACTGTCCTCTCTGCACCTACCACGATTGTCATGAATTGCAGTCAATATTGATTTAAACATTATTATCTGTAGGTATTTATATGTATGGTCTTAACAATTTCAAAGTAAACTTTGAAAATACGTATATTATGTTTATGGGTTGTGTTGTTAGGCCTACACATTTGGAGGCTGTGTCGACTTGTTTTCCAAAGTCCGAGGTACTTCCTGGAAACATATGAAAGGGTCGATATTCCTGTCCAGATGAAAACCAAACCTCTGCAATTACTTAATATCTATGGACTttcaaaaataaagcatttaatgAAACTAGCTGTAGCCAAAAAAAAGCACAGTATCACGAGGTGAGGCGGAACCTTCCCCGATAAAGTGTAGCAGTGGGAGCAGTAATAATCCACGCACAAAAGACGTTGTAGTTACGTAGCTGCGTTAACGGCTAGATTTCGATATTTTCAAGGTAGTGGGGAGAGTTTAACTACGtggaaaaaacaacagtaagTAAGTGTAAATGTGTTACCAGGTTTAATTGTaggtttttttggtaaaaacagaaaatttagcTAACTCCATGGGATTTTTTTCTATCCTCAGTTGCATGTTTCCGCACTTTTTCTAAGCTAGAGGACGGAGGAGTCTTCCATTATGAGCTTTGGCCTAATTGTAAACAGGTGCGTTAGTGTTGTGTTGtaaattcaaagtttttgaCTCCATTCTGGGTGGACTGCATTGAACATAATGTTTAACAACACgagaatgaaaaatgaaatgaatgaaaaatctGGAATCTAATGTTTgcgataaaaagtcataattatgagattttaaaaaactccaaattatgagatagtcATAGTTATGAGgtaaaagtccaaattatgagctATTAAGTCacaagataaaaagttgaaataataaGATAGTAAGTCATAATAATAGGATAAGTTGAAGGAATCAGAAAAATGtcaattatgagattaaagttgaaattatgataaagtaagtcataattatgagaaaacCTCAGAAATTAGGAGATagtaagtcataattattagaTTGAAAGTAGAAATTATAAAACattgtcataattatgaaaaaaatcgaaattaaaattatgagaaactaagtcataataataacaaaaaagtcgtcatttttatgattattaGGTTAAAGGTCAATCATGAGATAGTAAAAGATGTGAGATAAAACGCTGATTTTTGGGAAAAGTCATTTATGAGAATTTATGTCTTAATAATTACATTAAAAGACATATTTATGAGTTAGAAAGTAATttgtatgagattaaaagttgaaattaataagataaaaagtcagttcTGAAATAGAAAGATATAAATATGACACAAGTCAAAATTGAGAGATTAGTCAAACTAGGagaaagaaagttaaaaaaaaagtcaattttaataattttttttttttaaagtcaatttTGAATAAGTTCTTCATAATTTTGAAtctggattttttcccccctttttttgaATTGCCTgactttcattgttttttctttttttaaggttacAGAAATGGGCTTCGATATTTTTTGTGTGGGATGAGTTGAAAATTTGCCACTGTATGTTTTAACTTTGCCCTCAAACACACAGAtcctgatttctttctttctttatcaaACCAGTGAACTGTACAGCTGCTACACTTCCAGGCTACCAGGCTACCTTTACCAGGCTAAAGGTGAAAAAGACATTTCCAGGTAATGTGGAAACAGCACAAACTGCGTCACGGTCACAGTCAGCACGGTTCATTAATAACCAGGCCCAATATAACCCCAAGCATACCGTCACCTCAGTGCACATTATGTATGGGACAGCTCATGGTATCCACTGACACAGACTGAAATAGTAGTTCAGTTAGGTCAAAGGTGACTAGAATACAATTACAAATGGATTTGAAATCATTCAGGATGAGATAATGAGGTTAGAACTTGAAATAAAATTACACAATGGAAACAGGAGTTGTATTTTTGCTTGCTACTTCAACAGTAATGAACTAATCATAGTTGTGATAGGAAAGTCGAATGTAAATTTAGTATGAAACATTATAGGAAAGGAAAACAGACCCTGTTAGTGGCGTTTGGACATGCAGATGGACCAGAGTGaacttgtttttgctttttctgttaTGCAAATCAAACTTGCTTGCCTCCAGCTCCCTTTCGTCCCTGGAGCTCTGCTGGGCgtcaaacacagagctgaaaacatGCTTTGGTTGACAGTATAAATATTGTGCTTTGGATTACTGGCAAATGTCAGTGGCTGTTTCTGTCAAAGTAAGCATTTTCTCTGTGAATTCTCCTTCCCTGACATTTATGTACTAGTGTTTCTTAGTATTTCTTCTGGTGAGTGtccttttttaacatgtttgtgttttgaaagagaCGGATGTTGAAAGTTCAAACCTCAGTACAGCTAAAGGATTGTATAGCTTACATTTACTCAACagtaaaacacaacattttgAGTAGTAAGTTACTGTCATTTAGTACCAATTTACACCTCTCCTCCCCTACCTTTCTCTAAAAAATAAGTTTCTTTGCACCTTACAACAATAACTGACATCATAATCTTGTATAAAGGCATTCAAGATGAATTACTAAGATGATATTCatgaaaatacataaatagCCTCTATCTTTACCAGCCACAGCATTTAAATGCTCCTTCCACATACATCTTTTCATCTCTGCTTATCCTGTGCAGGGTCATGGAGGACTAGAGCTAATCCTAGCTGCcactgggcaagaggtggggtacaaGCTGTACTCATCACCAGTCAGTCTTTAGGCCTAAACATCAATAATGGTAattatttttctacatttaatcAGTTTGATTATTATTTGGCCCTTGATTCACTTTGAATCAGCACATACAGAGCAACATTAATAATCATGTCAGATCATGGAAATCCTCAACTCTCTTTTTTAACATAGTTTTTGTCTCCATTGTATCCTAAAAGAAATATCTGTGTTTTGTCAGGACTTTATATGGAGTTGCTTGCAtaatttttgaatgaaaaaattGGGCAACAAAGTGGCTCTGATTGAGTTAAAGAGATGGTTGTGggttaaatgtggattaaatgtaacctgacacaccagatggatttgtttgacacatccatctggaaaaccactgatagacagcgtttgggaaagggcagaggctttgaaaagaaactcagagggtgatcaaatgaacgttctgtctgtcacatctttacgggccaatcagagcaacaaaacaggtgacGACATAGCCACTACCAAGGCGCGCGTACCTCTACTgcggaataaactccatatagaacagcATAACGCAAACTGTatactgtagacatgtcagtacatgacttttgttgtttttgaatagaaaacaactcagtgctgctttttgttcttttaacaaagaaatgtcgtcaagttctgataaaactggtgctttagcagcatccatgctaatctcttccagcTCTGCACCGgcttcttgctgctgcttgcttatgtcacaattccaccgcgcccaaaagtactgcccctcatcactgattggtcctgtcactgtctaaccgggcccaaacggatcatatgggagctttgcaagatggattctccaGTGAGAAACATTGAAACGggcagatccatctgctttgcaaggttagatcaAATGTATATGTCAAACAAAACTGCTGGGAACAATATAAAACTAACTATAAAATACAATCATGCTGTAGTTACTATGGCTGAGTAGTTAACTGTAAGATAGGTGACAAAAACATTGAACTACTACATTCTGTATGAATTATCAAAGGGCTCATGGGTATTAATACATTTCCTCATAACATTAGTAGGAAGTTATGTCTGTTAAAGTAACTTTATCTGTATTCAGGTGCTAAATATTTTCCATGTAAACTTtgcatatttaaagaaaaatgtatgtTATTGTGGGCCATaatgccaaaacaacaaagtgaaAGAAGCTAAAATGGTTCATGTAGATAAAGATCGCTCTAAAGTCACTGATGATCTGCAAGTGTGTCACTAGAATTACAGTCACGTATTTAAGTTTGTGGGGTGCTAAGGATCACAGGCCTGGTGTGCCACACCCTGAGGCTGGAGAAGGGGcggagggcggccagagtcaagctcaattCATGTTGACACACTTGTGTCactctgcagccaaggtcaaacaTGACGgtatctcttttgtctgggccttttcacccctggtaatacacccgGAGAGTGCCAGCAGTTttcttgggacatccacagcatgaccaggggctcacAGCACCCCTACTGTCCACCCAGATGGTACCCTAGGTaatgcttactcgccacatccactCCTTACTCTATCCTTAAGGTGCAGCATTTATTATTTGCTTGCCAATTGTGCCTTCAGGTGGCCTACTCGCCAACTCTGTGCTTTATTTTAGCCTCAATTATTGGCCCAAACATGCTGCCTAAATgttctgcacagtgctgtaCATCTTTCACAATAAACATGTAACTTACTTGCTGTAGAAAAAGACAGCAATTATTGCAGATTACTGGAAAATCTGCTTGACTTGCCTAAAAAATGTAAGCATTTCATATATTTTTCTTCTCTACCTGTGACAAAATTCTTCATACATATACAAGTTGTGAAATAGATACCTATTATATGTGAAAATGAAACAGCCTTCTTACCTTCTTTTCGCATTCCTACACGGAAGCATTTCTTCAGACGACAGTATTGGCACTGGTTGCGATGATGCTGATCAATTTGGCATTCTCGATTTGATCTGCAATGGAAGCAAAGGAGAAATCATTTCATTTTAGGAACGAAAATTATTAGATTTCTCCTGGAATGGAGCAAGAATCTTTGAACAAAGCTTGAACAAGGGCTGTAaaaagattacattttaaaacacaattaatctcagactttCAGTAGTAAATCAggattaatcacacccttttattgtatttttgagtttcactgttttgcatttaaaactgtttttgtgtcattctgGATTTTTCTGTTGTCTTAATCTAAGGGTAACTGATGTCCTGTTAGGATACAAACCTTTCTTTATAGATCCAAGATTATAACATTAATTTAACCtcggaaaaaggaacttgtgatggattgaaaaggaaataaagagcACTGCATAGTAAAATAACTGATATAACAAAGTGCAGGTGACTTTTTGACTTGTCCAATTAGCTGTTTgagagttttttaaagtgaattgtaacattaaggagcagtggttgacttattttacatcaatgtggctgcagggagacactgcagaGGCTTAGCCAAAGTGAGCTGAAGGGGCagtaaagcatgtgattaattatgattaGAAAAGATATCTTGCACAAATTGTGGACcttagttaatcatgattaatgcaattaatctagacagccctaatttaaacATTATTCAAGTTTCTAATGAGAAAGTGAAGTTTGCACTTACATCTTTTTCTCCCCCCTCTATCTTTCCTTCGCTGACCCCTGTGATGAGTGACCTGTGCGAGCCGGCGTGGCTGAAAGGCTATCAAGGCTATGACCTTTGTAAATCATCAGCCCTACACGCCCTTGTGTTGCCATTTACAGCAGGATAAGGTATGCTAACATTTCACACAGAGCCTTTTTTCATCTCCCAGACGAACTAAATTAAAAGACACCTTCTACTCAGAGCTGCTGCATTATTAGGTGGAAGAGTATATTCAGAGGCTGAGAGGAGCCTTTTATAAGGGTAGAGGACTGAGTTGCAACAACGTGTTCCCATGCTGAAGAATAATGGTTATGTTGACCTTCTGAGGCAATCCATCCTCACATGACTGACCTTCAGGgctttcatttctttctttttttctcctggtGCTGTTTGTTAGATGTATCCAAGGTTAGAACATATTATTCTGAAGAGAGACATGGACTaatctgctctctctttcatgCATGTGAACAACAATCTTATGGCTTTAATTAAATTTTGGATAATTTTGCTcaataacaattttttttttatcttaatgaaatcaaaaagtaccacagttttaaaaattcagatttggagtcttttttgtttgtttgtttttgccaaaAGCTGATGTGAACAGAGAAGgctctgtctaaactgcacaaatatgaCGTCAGTaccaaaatgtgttttgtgaAGGAGATTGCCTTCATTTTTGGGgatttcaaaacaagaaatgattCTGCATTGGGTACCAAAGACTTCTATTTGTTGCTATTTGACAATATTTTTGATTCTTATTAGAAACACATAAGTTTTGAGTCTCTAGTCATGACAGCCCTACTGTAAAGCACTGTAAATAATTCATACAGGGTTTAAGAAACAGTAAAGTGCACTTTAATATACAAACATGGACATATATGGGGTTTTAATGTGTAGTTCTTACAAAAGTTTAgaagtttattttcattgtatTGAAATATCTCTAAGTATATTACAACTGTTTTAATCTAATTGCATCAATCTACCTCTTTACCTCCAGCTGTAGGAACTATAGTAATTGATAGctacatgcaaaaacatctagCTTGCATGTCTTTAATCACTACGTAAAATGCATTGTAGAAAAAGTGGCTCAAAAGAGTTTCACAAAAGAACAGATATAATTAATGCATGCATGAATGTTTACTTCTGCAACAATAAGACTTTATCATAAACTTCCCAGCAGCTCCTACCTGCACGAGTAGTTGAGGTTCCTCCTGATGCTCCTCTTGAAGAAGCTCTTGCAGCCCTCACAGGTGAACACGCCGTAGTGCTTCCCACTGGACTTGTCCCCGCACACCACACAGTCCACCACGCAGGCCTTGTCCTCGTCCCCAACGTCCACATCGCTGCTCCCAGCCTGAGGTGAAccatcctcttcctccctcctcagGTAAGCCTTCTCCCCTAGTCCATTAGTGTCCCCGTTGGGGTTGCCCCATCCCCCGCTCACCATGGCCATATTCTCTGAGACACACAGCCCTGAGTGGATCATGCACAGTCCCGCCCCGTGCCCCAGCTTCAAACTGCCCtgaaagtcttaaaaaaaagtctccaAGCTAGAGAACAGGAGCTCCAAATTGGTATCAAAGGCAGGTTTTGTCCATGAAGAGCTAAAAGTAGGATAAAAAGTTGTCCCGTGCTCTCTTGTGTTGACCTTTTCTCCCCTTTGCTGTCTGGTTGTAATGACCTGGAGGTCCTTGGCAgtgttgttttctctctctcttctttaatCCCCCCTGCTCTCTCCGTTCTTGTCTTTCACCCTCGTGTTCTGTGTCCTGACCTCCGATCAATGGCCTCCGAGTTCTGAGAAAAACTTCAGACACACATTGAGCGGTTCAGAGTTCAGGCAGAAGAAAAGGGTGCAGCCTTTCTCTTTTCACAGGAAACAATAAATTATACTTTGCCtttctttctccctccctctcactttctctctccccccggtagaagtaaaaaaaaaaaagcacctcACCTATCCTTACGCATGGTGACGAGAAAACCAAATCCAAAGGAAAAGAGCAGCTCTGCTCGTCTCTCAGGGCACGACTTTCTCCCAGAAGGACGAGCGAGTgggaggaaaataaaacagctcTCCTTCTAGCAGGGTTAAACTGCCCTGCCCTCTCCTCCAACTTATAAACTAGTCCAACCAGTTCCTTCAGTGCAGAGGTGTTATCTGTAGATCTGAGGCAGTTCTAGTCCAGACTCACTCTTGACTTGTCACGGTTTTTATAGATGTAGAGGTGATAGtgataaagaggaaaataagaTTTGACCCCGAAAATcttagaaaaattaaagaaaaggtaatcagctttgacagcaggttttgtttgtatttgagtGCTGGTGCTGCTTCAGCTTTCTTTATAGAATATATTCTAGTTCAGGAGGATTTCTTTGCTTTATAAGTGgctaaaaaagtgaaaaattccACTCTTAATAATATAATAAGCAGCACAAGACCACAGTATCTCTCTGCCCTCTTCAGATAGGTCCTCTTCTTCTGTgtctttggtttaaaaaaatgtttttgagctCTTCCAACTCTTCAGAGTCTGCTCTGTCAAAAGCTTCAAAtgtcacagagaaaaacaacaaccttAAACAAAACCAGACTTGAGAAATGTCCTTATTTGCAGTTTGGCCTCCTCTTTCAAAGTGTcgtctctctcttcttctcttgttttgtCAGTGCTTGTCCATCCAGCAGTAACAACCAAAGGCCAGAAACCTCTTTTGCATTCCCTGTCAGCAAGTCAGGGTGTACTGTTGCACTCTTTACTACTCTGCCCGTCcgcttttttttctctttctttcggCCCTGGCAGGAATAAATTAGGCAAACAAGCGCAGGAAAAACACGgtcacagatctttttttttttttttttttttttttttttttgagtgaaaGCCAGGCGCTGCAGTGGAGAGCAGCCCAGAGatatcctcctctcctctcctctcctctccttctcctctcaatcccctctctgtgtctctacCTCGCTCCCTCCTTTAGGGAGAGTGagcgtgtgtctgtgtgctgagGGATTTGACACTGCTATTCAAGCCCTGCCGTTGCCATGGTGCTGGATGCCTTATAAGGCCAGCGGAGTCAAAGAGCACAGAGTGGGCTGCagccacacacatacacatacacatacatagAAAGAATGCCTGGCTGCCTGACTGGCTGCCTGTTTCCCCCCTGACCCCGGGCCAGCCTGGGAGCAAAGGGGGAGTTAACCCTAACACTGCCGTAAGACAAAGAGGAGGGTCTCGGGTCGACATGCAGCGAGCACATGGCACTCACTCTCATGTTCTCCACTCTACTCTAATCCCAAAGAATTCCTCCGACTTTGTTGACCCAACAATAACAGGGAGGGCCTGTTGTTGTTGAGCAACTTGTCAAAAGGTTATTTGATACACCACCGGCTCCTTCTCACACCTGCTGCCCACACTCACAGGTCTCTGTGAGGTTCATCCTGGATGGTACTAGTTGGTTCCCCTGGGTGGTGGTTGTGATTGTATGACCTTAGCATATgtcaaaaaatacttttaaaaaagtttggCCACCTGGCCATTACACTAAAAGGGCCTGTAATGACATATTCAAATATATGTACTTTAACGAGGAGTTgcccccccttttgcagctataacagcctccactcttcttggaaggctttacTTCCATACCGCagaacatttatgaggtcaggcacctATGTTGGACTAGAAGGACTGGCTCTCAGTTTCCGTTCCAGTTGATCCCAAaagtgctcgatggggttgaagtcagggctctgtgcaggccagtcaagttcttctgcaccaaactcatcaaaccatgtctttatagtccttgcacTGGGATGGAGTCATGTTGGATTATGAAAGAACcgtcctcaaactgttgccacacactTGGAAGCAAAGcactgtccaaaatgtcttggtatgctgaagcattaaaattGCCTTTCACTGGAGATGAGGAATCTCTTgataaacagccccataccagtatccctcctccaccagactttacagttggcacaatgcagtcaggcaggtatcatcctcccagcatctgccaaacccagacttctTTCTGCATGAAAGAATCTTTACTGCATCGGCGCgccggtagttgagtggttaaggtgcacgccatatacgcaggcgacccgggttcgaatccggcccgtggcactatttcctgcatgtctctccccgctctcctccctgtttccaattctatccactgtcctatctaataaaggcaaaaaaaggccaaaaataaatctttaaaaaaaaaaaaaagaatctttACAGCATGTCATCCCTACTCTCTCTTTCCcacatttcctgtttctctttagCTGTCTCATAAAGGCATATGGCCTCCCCAAAAAGGGGTCAAACCCTTATCATACTTTGAGCTGAGGTCAGGCTACTATTCTTTTTGTCTGATATGATAGTAAAAGTGTTGTGTCTTAAGTCAGACAGACTACACAGTGGTAACCAACCAATCACCATGACCGTTGTGATGACACTGGGAGGAAGAGGCACTGGGCTAGATAACACATGCAAAGAAAACTATCATTCTCTCATCACTTCACCATTTGACTTGCTTATCCTTGTGACTTTTGCACATGCAGAATACTCAGTGCTCTCATACTAAGAAACCTACAACTATCAGATTGAGCCACGTTGTGCTTAAAAACTCATAGTCTGACCTCAGCGTTATAGTTAAAAATGTCCTGTCATTAGAGGTGTAACAATACACACGAGTTATGGTTTGATTCTTATTACAGT
This window harbors:
- the nr2f6b gene encoding nuclear receptor subfamily 2 group F member 6b isoform X2 produces the protein MIHSGLCVSENMAMVSGGWGNPNGDTNGLGEKAYLRREEEDGSPQAGSSDVDVGDEDKACVVDCVVCGDKSSGKHYGVFTCEGCKSFFKRSIRRNLNYSCRSNRECQIDQHHRNQCQYCRLKKCFRVGMRKEVQRGRVPSSHPGISPNSLAGGHGGPVPGHVGADYFNGQPVSELISQLLRAEPYPSSRYGAPYSQAQMQASASGASVMGIDSICELAARLLFSTIEWARNIPYFPELPVSEQVALLRLSWSELFILNAAQSALPLHMAPLLAAAGFHSSPMSAERVVSFMDQVRVFQDQVDKLNRLQVDTAEYSCLKAIALFSPDACGLTDPAHVESLQEKAQVALTEYERLQYPNQPQRFGRLLLRLPALRAVPANLISQLFFMRLVGKTPIETLIRDMQLSGSSISWPYVPGQ
- the nr2f6b gene encoding nuclear receptor subfamily 2 group F member 6b isoform X1, which codes for MIHSGLCVSENMAMVSGGWGNPNGDTNGLGEKAYLRREEEDGSPQAGSSDVDVGDEDKACVVDCVVCGDKSSGKHYGVFTCEGCKSFFKRSIRRNLNYSCRSNRECQIDQHHRNQCQYCRLKKCFRVGMRKEAVQRGRVPSSHPGISPNSLAGGHGGPVPGHVGADYFNGQPVSELISQLLRAEPYPSSRYGAPYSQAQMQASASGASVMGIDSICELAARLLFSTIEWARNIPYFPELPVSEQVALLRLSWSELFILNAAQSALPLHMAPLLAAAGFHSSPMSAERVVSFMDQVRVFQDQVDKLNRLQVDTAEYSCLKAIALFSPDACGLTDPAHVESLQEKAQVALTEYERLQYPNQPQRFGRLLLRLPALRAVPANLISQLFFMRLVGKTPIETLIRDMQLSGSSISWPYVPGQ